In Synechococcus sp. PCC 6312, one genomic interval encodes:
- the fabG gene encoding 3-oxoacyl-[acyl-carrier-protein] reductase: protein MSTSVAIVTGASRGIGQEIALTLAAQGVQVAINYARSAEAAQALVEKIQAQGGVALAVQADVSKADEVDHLVKTVTEAWGRVDILVNNAGITRDTLLLRMSLEDWQAVIDLNLTGVFLCTKAISRLMLKQRSGRIINIASVSGLMGNPGQANYSAAKAGVIGFTKTVAKEFASRGVTVNAVAPGFIATEMTQDLNAEEILKYIPLGRFGQPAEVAGMVRFLALDSAAAYITGQVFNVDGGMVMA from the coding sequence TTGAGTACATCAGTGGCAATTGTCACAGGCGCGTCCCGCGGTATTGGCCAGGAAATTGCGTTGACGCTGGCCGCCCAGGGCGTTCAGGTGGCGATTAATTATGCTCGCTCGGCTGAGGCGGCCCAGGCCCTGGTCGAGAAAATTCAGGCCCAAGGTGGGGTAGCCCTGGCCGTTCAGGCAGATGTCTCCAAAGCAGATGAAGTGGATCACTTGGTTAAAACAGTCACCGAGGCCTGGGGGCGGGTGGATATTTTGGTGAACAATGCCGGGATTACCCGAGATACCCTACTTCTGCGGATGAGTCTTGAAGATTGGCAAGCGGTGATTGATCTGAACTTGACAGGGGTTTTTCTCTGTACCAAAGCTATTAGTCGCCTCATGCTTAAACAGCGATCAGGACGAATTATTAACATCGCTTCCGTTTCTGGACTCATGGGCAATCCAGGCCAGGCCAACTACAGTGCGGCCAAAGCGGGGGTGATTGGCTTTACCAAAACAGTTGCCAAGGAGTTTGCCAGTCGCGGGGTTACGGTTAATGCAGTTGCGCCTGGTTTTATTGCCACAGAAATGACCCAAGACCTCAATGCTGAAGAAATTCTCAAGTACATTCCTTTGGGGCGGTTTGGGCAACCTGCGGAAGTGGCCGGCATGGTCAGGTTTTTGGCTCTGGATTCGGCGGCGGCATACATTACGGGGCAGGTGTTTAATGTAGATGGCGGCATGGTCATGGCTTAA
- a CDS encoding TldD/PmbA family protein, whose amino-acid sequence MAPATTLLISHELPSLTYTPNLERFDLSWEAPLSTLLGLGRAAGADLVEFFLERVNYISCLAEEEKITSISPRLTTGAGVRVFRGTADCYVSTNDLSFSGLRAALEKALLLMGLNLPSPQAYVPEIYLELLRDYGGQKGKDFWLNTCSSISETGEILLAASAEINNVTQHLQSRRISYFRDWQEILVAASDGTFARDIRLTQSAGASVLCADGEHRTSIGERKGDTSNPNFLRAWDYQTTAADVSEAAGRMLRADYIESGTYPVIMANQFGGVIFHEACGHLLETTQIERQTTPFIDQKGEKIAHENLTAWDEGISRGEFGTIDMDDEGMPAQRTLLIERGILKNFLSDRAGSLRTGHPRTGSGRRQSYAFAAASRMRNTYIAPGDYSLDDLLASVDKGLYCKRMGGGSVGATGQFNFAVEEAYLIENGKITKPLKGATLIGEAKEIMNRISMCSEDLGLAAGFCGSVSGSIYVTVGQPHIKVDSITVGGR is encoded by the coding sequence ATGGCTCCTGCAACTACTTTGCTAATTTCCCACGAACTCCCCAGCCTGACCTATACCCCGAATCTAGAACGGTTTGATCTGTCCTGGGAAGCACCGTTATCCACCTTGCTGGGCCTGGGCCGGGCAGCCGGGGCTGATTTAGTCGAGTTCTTTCTAGAAAGAGTGAACTATATCAGTTGCTTGGCCGAAGAAGAGAAAATTACCAGTATTTCACCGCGCTTAACCACTGGGGCTGGGGTACGGGTGTTTCGGGGCACTGCTGATTGTTATGTCAGTACCAACGATTTAAGTTTTAGTGGCTTACGGGCCGCCCTTGAAAAAGCTTTATTGTTGATGGGCCTCAATCTCCCCAGTCCCCAGGCCTATGTTCCGGAAATTTATTTAGAGCTACTGCGGGATTATGGCGGGCAGAAAGGAAAAGACTTTTGGTTAAATACCTGTAGCTCTATTTCAGAAACGGGCGAAATTCTTTTGGCGGCCAGTGCCGAAATTAACAACGTCACCCAACATTTGCAATCGCGGCGGATTAGCTATTTTCGGGATTGGCAAGAAATCTTAGTAGCGGCCAGTGATGGGACGTTTGCCCGGGATATTCGCCTGACCCAATCGGCGGGAGCTTCGGTGTTGTGTGCTGATGGGGAACATCGAACCTCTATTGGTGAACGAAAAGGAGATACCAGTAATCCTAATTTCCTCCGGGCCTGGGACTATCAAACTACGGCTGCCGATGTTTCTGAAGCGGCGGGGCGGATGCTGCGGGCTGATTACATTGAATCGGGAACTTATCCGGTGATCATGGCTAACCAATTTGGCGGTGTGATTTTCCATGAGGCTTGTGGGCATTTACTAGAAACAACCCAAATTGAGCGGCAAACCACGCCCTTCATTGATCAAAAAGGCGAGAAAATTGCCCATGAAAACCTGACGGCCTGGGATGAAGGGATCTCGCGGGGGGAATTTGGCACGATTGACATGGATGATGAAGGGATGCCCGCCCAACGCACGCTTTTAATTGAACGCGGCATTCTCAAAAACTTCCTCAGTGATCGGGCTGGTTCATTACGGACAGGTCATCCTCGCACGGGTAGTGGTCGCCGCCAGAGTTATGCCTTTGCCGCCGCGTCTCGGATGCGAAATACCTACATTGCGCCCGGAGACTATTCACTTGATGATTTGCTCGCTTCCGTAGATAAAGGACTGTATTGTAAGCGCATGGGCGGCGGCAGTGTGGGGGCAACGGGACAATTTAACTTTGCAGTCGAAGAAGCCTACCTGATCGAAAACGGCAAAATTACCAAACCCCTCAAAGGCGCAACTCTGATTGGGGAAGCCAAGGAAATTATGAACCGGATCTCTATGTGTTCGGAAGACCTGGGCCTGGCAGCGGGTTTTTGTGGTTCTGTCAGTGGCAGTATTTATGTGACGGTCGGGCAACCCCATATCAAGGTAGATAGTATTACGGTGGGTGGGCGTTAG
- a CDS encoding gated ion-channel transmembrane region/gated ion-channel ligand binding domain-containing protein — translation MGYPPGLAEPLATVNRPPTAQPRLEQLRPQLQLPSQQPVTVEAGIFVYDIGEINQVLQKYQLNTVIWLIWQDSRLAFTPDTEEKPERLIPLAKIWSPEVEVVNSSNFELPTDGDVIVEPDGTVTYIRKINLQLASELNLAHFPFDQQQLRLILESEDYSINNVVFKVSPKPSQWRQEVFLSEWKLNNITQEVTTTQLIPQTDDYSQARFKIETQRRSGFYIWRAFLPLMLIVIVAWLSLWVPLFNVPTGPFPLSIGALLTAITFNFSISSSLPRVSYLTFFDAFFLICCISIFLTLVINVYLTKRQQEQQMETKIIRRLGRRLIPTSFLVSLVIIILVFLI, via the coding sequence ATGGGATATCCCCCCGGCCTGGCAGAACCTCTAGCAACTGTCAACAGGCCCCCCACAGCCCAACCAAGACTTGAGCAATTGCGCCCCCAATTGCAACTGCCCTCACAACAACCTGTAACGGTCGAAGCTGGAATTTTTGTCTATGACATTGGGGAAATCAATCAGGTTCTGCAAAAGTATCAGTTAAATACTGTGATTTGGCTGATTTGGCAGGACTCGCGATTGGCCTTTACGCCTGATACAGAGGAGAAACCAGAAAGGCTAATACCTTTAGCAAAAATCTGGTCGCCTGAGGTAGAAGTCGTGAATAGTAGCAACTTTGAGCTACCGACTGATGGCGATGTCATTGTTGAACCTGATGGAACGGTCACCTATATTCGCAAGATTAACCTACAACTGGCTTCGGAATTAAATTTGGCCCATTTTCCTTTTGATCAACAGCAGTTAAGACTCATTCTAGAATCCGAGGACTACAGTATCAATAACGTTGTGTTCAAGGTGAGTCCCAAGCCAAGCCAGTGGCGACAAGAGGTATTTCTCAGTGAATGGAAATTAAACAACATTACTCAAGAAGTTACAACAACTCAATTAATTCCTCAAACTGATGATTATTCTCAAGCTCGATTTAAGATTGAGACCCAACGGCGGAGTGGATTCTACATTTGGCGGGCATTCTTGCCATTAATGCTGATTGTGATCGTGGCCTGGTTATCTCTTTGGGTTCCTTTATTTAATGTTCCCACTGGTCCTTTCCCCCTTTCCATTGGAGCCTTACTCACTGCAATTACGTTTAACTTTAGTATTAGTAGCAGCTTACCGCGGGTAAGTTATTTAACCTTTTTTGATGCTTTCTTCCTAATTTGTTGTATTTCTATCTTCCTGACCTTAGTCATTAATGTTTATCTGACAAAACGACAACAAGAACAGCAAATGGAGACAAAAATAATTAGACGTTTAGGCAGACGACTGATTCCAACTAGCTTCCTGGTTTCTTTAGTCATCATTATCCTCGTTTTCTTAATCTAG
- a CDS encoding response regulator — MTHTTLPSSNTAPPKPTSKGNPMVFPAKVLQKVTASHLSGRFTFFDPNDKSVIWQLYVGNGQFHYANSKMGQPERITYLLQQIGVRLPVNFTENQTDYQWLCQLWKAGTLNLNQLRKLIFLLSQEALVHLLALPQAEVEFDRVLGLENLILSVPIRQAILPMRSEISQWAQLRTIISSPFQRVTITNPNKLQQCLWEHSTNLTLFKGLTTHLTPGVSIYSLATKLKLSTFDTATILKSLIAEGGIDVGPFVQPKQAQRPVVACIDDSKTVQRNVRLILETSGYQVMGLTEPARAITALARQKPNLVLMDITMPEVDGYELCRMLRQSDLLKDVPIVMLTGRDGLIDRIRARMVGATDYLTKPFTPQELLTLAERFARQARPTVA; from the coding sequence ATGACACACACCACCTTACCGAGTTCTAACACTGCTCCTCCGAAGCCGACATCGAAGGGCAACCCAATGGTGTTTCCGGCCAAGGTACTTCAGAAAGTTACGGCATCCCACTTGTCTGGCCGGTTTACCTTTTTCGACCCCAACGATAAATCGGTCATTTGGCAACTCTATGTGGGCAATGGTCAATTCCACTACGCCAATAGCAAAATGGGACAGCCAGAACGAATCACCTACTTGCTCCAGCAAATTGGAGTGCGGCTGCCCGTCAACTTTACAGAAAACCAGACCGACTACCAGTGGCTCTGTCAGTTATGGAAAGCAGGCACACTGAATCTAAACCAACTTCGCAAGCTGATCTTTCTTCTCAGCCAAGAAGCCCTTGTCCATTTACTGGCCCTGCCCCAAGCAGAAGTTGAGTTCGACCGGGTCTTGGGTTTAGAAAACTTAATCTTATCCGTCCCCATTCGCCAGGCCATTCTCCCGATGCGCAGCGAAATCTCTCAGTGGGCCCAACTGCGGACAATCATCAGTTCTCCCTTCCAGCGTGTGACAATCACGAACCCCAACAAACTGCAACAATGCCTCTGGGAACACAGCACTAACTTAACCCTCTTTAAGGGACTCACAACCCATCTTACCCCTGGCGTGAGTATCTACAGCCTGGCGACCAAGCTCAAACTGTCCACCTTCGACACCGCCACTATTCTCAAATCTCTGATCGCTGAGGGCGGGATTGATGTTGGCCCCTTTGTGCAACCCAAACAAGCTCAACGCCCAGTCGTGGCTTGCATTGACGATAGTAAAACCGTTCAGCGCAATGTCCGGCTCATTTTAGAAACATCGGGTTATCAAGTCATGGGACTTACAGAGCCAGCCCGGGCAATTACGGCCTTAGCCCGACAAAAACCGAATTTGGTCTTAATGGACATTACGATGCCGGAAGTGGATGGCTATGAACTTTGCCGTATGCTGCGCCAGTCTGATCTCCTTAAGGATGTGCCAATTGTAATGTTAACCGGACGAGATGGGCTAATTGACCGGATTCGGGCTCGGATGGTCGGCGCAACAGACTATTTAACCAAGCCATTTACACCCCAAGAGTTGCTGACGTTGGCAGAACGTTTTGCCCGCCAGGCCCGGCCAACAGTCGCTTAG
- a CDS encoding response regulator: MKTVLVVEDSRTEQQLLTGLLERSGHKVALAESAELALTWLAENQPPDLIVLDIVMPGANGLELCREVRAKPDLKEIPIVFCSSKDQEFDRFWALRQGGNAYITKPYDPDELLETVAEYLHD; this comes from the coding sequence ATGAAAACAGTCTTGGTTGTAGAAGATTCGCGCACAGAGCAACAATTGCTGACGGGTTTATTGGAGCGGTCTGGCCATAAGGTTGCTTTAGCCGAGTCAGCAGAACTGGCCTTGACATGGCTGGCTGAGAATCAACCGCCGGATTTAATTGTTTTAGATATTGTCATGCCTGGAGCCAATGGCCTGGAGCTATGTCGGGAAGTCCGGGCGAAACCAGATCTCAAAGAGATTCCGATTGTCTTCTGTTCATCAAAGGATCAAGAGTTTGATCGGTTTTGGGCGTTACGGCAGGGGGGAAATGCTTACATTACTAAACCCTATGACCCTGATGAATTGTTAGAGACTGTTGCCGAATACTTACATGATTAG
- a CDS encoding chemotaxis protein CheW yields MEQEFFHIELTKSVHIAVPLTQTAEVLTVEASELCPIPGVAPALLGVVNQRGRLLWMVDLEYLLGLQPTHSSKRRRSPALVVNWLPDESEDQEAEYHLGCLTSHLRGIVACQAKDISPVPPRLEQRMHQFFSAWIHPPGYSLLKLNVEAIFTAVQLYSSPTSMALL; encoded by the coding sequence ATGGAACAAGAGTTTTTCCATATTGAATTAACCAAATCTGTTCATATTGCTGTGCCACTGACCCAAACAGCAGAGGTGTTGACGGTGGAAGCCTCGGAGCTCTGCCCCATTCCGGGGGTTGCGCCAGCCTTGTTGGGGGTTGTCAACCAGCGGGGGCGGTTACTCTGGATGGTTGATTTGGAATACCTCTTGGGCCTACAGCCAACCCATTCCAGCAAACGCCGCCGGTCTCCAGCCCTGGTCGTTAATTGGCTTCCTGATGAATCTGAGGATCAAGAGGCTGAGTATCATCTTGGCTGTTTAACGAGCCACCTACGGGGTATTGTTGCCTGCCAGGCCAAGGACATTAGCCCAGTCCCTCCTCGCCTCGAACAACGGATGCATCAATTTTTTTCAGCCTGGATTCATCCACCTGGGTACTCCTTGCTGAAATTAAATGTTGAAGCCATTTTTACTGCCGTACAACTTTACTCTTCCCCTACCTCAATGGCCCTCCTATGA
- a CDS encoding methyl-accepting chemotaxis protein: protein MTLTTDSLTTSGGIPSNDAYFEAIIRQDVAALQQIITADPQDYLAQFSLATAYEQQGLTAEATAIYRQLVAADENGFYGISAQNSLAAIAGQAIPLFVPSLPKVALAPPPTVFSFLGGGDKKLRGELSRLLNIFHNHGEDWASELPQVDWQDPQVVGLVSYLQNIDQKFQALYQTVTDLEAQRRAEAQQQKQERLRVQEAVINLLLDIEGAQRGDLTVRAKVDEGEMGSIADAFNATVRSLRDIVMQVQAAANQVQDAARSSETSVQRLSTEARTQAEVIANTLESVANIAQSIQTVAASAQEAAQIARQARESAQVGDQTMDATVDSMENIRTSVAETSKRMKRLAESSQEVSKIVNIISGISEKTNLLAFNASIEAARAGENGQGFRVVADEVRRLAERVTDSTHEIEQLVTGIQQETADVLSQMEASTTQVVKGTQLVAQTKDTLQGLASISQEIDALLESISKSTVSQTEASLVVNETIQEVATIAQTTSSESEGVASSMQTLVSVAEKLQSTVSRFQVD, encoded by the coding sequence ATGACTCTGACAACCGATTCCCTCACCACCTCTGGGGGTATTCCCAGTAACGATGCCTATTTTGAAGCGATTATCCGGCAAGATGTGGCCGCCCTTCAGCAAATTATCACGGCTGATCCCCAGGATTACCTAGCTCAATTTAGCTTGGCCACAGCCTATGAGCAACAGGGGTTAACGGCGGAAGCAACAGCCATTTATCGGCAACTCGTCGCCGCGGATGAGAATGGATTCTATGGGATTAGTGCCCAAAATAGTTTGGCAGCCATCGCGGGCCAGGCCATTCCTCTCTTTGTCCCCAGTCTTCCCAAAGTGGCCCTTGCCCCCCCCCCAACTGTTTTTAGTTTTCTGGGGGGAGGCGATAAGAAACTCCGGGGAGAGCTAAGTCGCTTACTCAATATTTTTCATAATCATGGGGAAGATTGGGCCAGTGAGTTACCACAGGTGGACTGGCAGGATCCACAAGTGGTTGGATTGGTTAGCTATTTACAAAACATTGACCAGAAATTTCAGGCTCTTTACCAGACTGTCACAGATTTGGAGGCCCAACGCCGCGCCGAAGCTCAACAGCAAAAACAAGAACGCCTCCGAGTTCAGGAAGCCGTGATTAATCTGCTATTGGATATTGAGGGGGCACAGCGGGGAGATTTAACCGTCCGTGCCAAGGTGGATGAAGGGGAAATGGGGTCTATTGCCGATGCCTTTAACGCCACAGTTCGGAGCTTGCGAGATATTGTTATGCAGGTGCAAGCGGCGGCAAACCAAGTCCAAGACGCGGCTCGTTCCAGTGAAACATCCGTCCAACGGTTATCCACGGAAGCCCGTACCCAGGCCGAGGTGATTGCCAACACCCTAGAGTCAGTTGCGAATATTGCCCAGTCCATTCAGACCGTTGCCGCCTCGGCCCAAGAAGCGGCCCAGATTGCTCGCCAGGCCCGGGAATCTGCCCAAGTTGGGGATCAGACCATGGATGCCACGGTGGACAGTATGGAAAATATTCGCACCAGTGTGGCAGAAACCTCAAAACGGATGAAACGGCTGGCCGAATCGTCCCAGGAGGTCTCTAAAATCGTCAACATCATTTCCGGGATTTCGGAAAAAACCAACCTTTTGGCCTTTAATGCCTCGATTGAAGCGGCGCGGGCGGGAGAAAATGGGCAAGGGTTTCGGGTGGTGGCAGATGAAGTGCGCCGACTGGCGGAACGGGTAACAGACTCGACCCACGAGATTGAACAGTTAGTCACCGGGATTCAACAGGAAACCGCAGACGTTTTAAGCCAAATGGAAGCTAGTACAACCCAGGTGGTTAAAGGCACACAACTGGTGGCCCAAACTAAAGATACCCTCCAAGGCCTGGCCAGTATCAGCCAAGAAATTGATGCTCTGCTGGAAAGCATCTCCAAATCCACGGTTTCCCAGACAGAAGCCTCCTTAGTGGTCAACGAAACAATTCAAGAAGTCGCGACAATTGCCCAAACAACCTCCTCAGAATCGGAAGGGGTAGCAAGTTCTATGCAGACATTGGTATCCGTGGCTGAAAAACTACAAAGTACGGTCTCACGTTTCCAAGTTGACTAG
- a CDS encoding hybrid sensor histidine kinase/response regulator — MPLNAADLDAITREARLCFLQEDAPEYLGMLEQGVQALTRQAQPSLAAYSELMRAAHTLKGGAGIAQLPDLQQVAHRLEDLLEALHQGRARDYSTAHELLALGVEEIHGLVVAATEAQSPQQDPNRNALLQALDQFLNDLPSEALPQKTSSTGISPIVQAVLTTDLEDSLKQLEAAQSHPSQALNAALNTFLVETKLLGQTLNLAWLTEVVEHITVLRSEAPLAELVPAIISEIRLKRAEFLAGKLAPSPQNPTPATPESSPPLEPTSRPPQLEPTAKSEKASLNLRIPLTRMDRMGNTVSELLISQERLNLYQAQFQQISRELKRRISQFGPIREQVQTLYDRLATAPSLKANGHHLPLGVSPDPAPEFDSLEFDRYTELHSTLQDFQEIMARIQETGADIDLLNRELQAALDDGRQFLGSLRADLTDARLVPFRVVAERFIPALNSLSQRYQKPLSVEIHGENTLLDQAILEQLKTPLTHLVRNAFDHGVEPAAVRQRNGKHPTAKIILSAKVSGNQVLISVVDDGQGVNLEKVTQKAVQKGLCPAEAVSLLTEEQILEFLFAPGFSTAAEVGDLSGRGVGLDVVRLQVERLRGTIRVSTKPQQGTTFTLALPLTLNILPLLLCQTHDFTLAIPSVNILEVIKLSEFMEPGIPTTRIIWKDQTIPYAPLQQFLPYARPTKAAPLTAAIGVVVEVNERPMAVGVDALLEEREFVLKPFDTTIKVPPYVMGCTVLGTGAVVPVLSPPQFELLLQSPAELPASPPPPPELSRPDQVTLMIVDDSVAVRRLLERVLTQAGYGVISCRDGQEAWEQLNRISDPIRLIISDVEMPRMDGFALLQEVRHHPQWEALPVAMLTSRSGDQHRYKAQQLGANAYFVKPFQPVDLVNQIAKLIQKSAYTPV; from the coding sequence ATGCCTCTGAATGCTGCTGACCTTGATGCTATTACCCGTGAAGCCCGCCTTTGCTTTCTCCAAGAGGATGCCCCGGAATATTTGGGGATGCTGGAGCAGGGAGTCCAGGCCCTAACTCGCCAAGCCCAACCCTCCCTCGCCGCCTATTCAGAATTAATGCGGGCAGCCCATACCCTCAAAGGGGGGGCTGGAATTGCCCAACTGCCTGATTTACAACAAGTAGCCCATCGCTTGGAAGACTTATTAGAAGCTCTACATCAGGGGCGGGCCCGAGACTACAGTACGGCCCATGAATTGTTGGCCTTGGGGGTTGAAGAAATTCATGGCTTAGTTGTGGCTGCCACCGAGGCGCAATCCCCCCAGCAAGACCCCAACCGCAATGCTCTGCTCCAGGCCCTGGATCAATTTCTCAACGATTTACCCAGTGAGGCCTTACCCCAAAAAACTAGCTCCACCGGGATTTCCCCAATTGTCCAAGCTGTCTTAACAACCGATTTGGAGGATAGCCTCAAGCAATTAGAAGCCGCTCAGTCCCACCCCAGTCAAGCTCTTAATGCGGCTCTAAATACCTTTTTGGTGGAGACAAAACTGTTGGGGCAAACCCTGAACCTGGCCTGGCTGACAGAGGTTGTTGAACACATTACGGTTCTCCGCAGTGAGGCCCCATTAGCTGAATTAGTCCCTGCCATTATTAGTGAAATCCGGTTAAAACGGGCGGAATTTCTAGCCGGAAAACTTGCTCCATCCCCTCAGAACCCAACTCCGGCAACGCCAGAATCTTCTCCACCTCTAGAGCCAACTTCTCGTCCACCTCAATTAGAACCAACCGCAAAATCCGAAAAAGCATCCCTGAATTTGCGGATTCCACTCACCCGGATGGATCGGATGGGGAATACAGTCAGTGAGTTACTGATTAGTCAAGAACGCTTAAACCTCTACCAGGCCCAGTTTCAGCAAATTAGCCGCGAACTCAAACGCCGAATTAGCCAATTTGGGCCGATTCGAGAACAGGTGCAAACCCTCTATGACCGCCTGGCCACAGCACCAAGCCTCAAAGCAAATGGACATCATTTACCCCTAGGGGTCTCCCCTGATCCCGCCCCGGAATTTGACAGTCTCGAATTTGATCGCTACACAGAACTTCATTCCACCCTGCAAGACTTTCAGGAAATCATGGCCCGAATTCAGGAAACGGGGGCCGACATTGACCTCCTCAATCGGGAATTACAAGCGGCGTTAGATGATGGGCGGCAGTTTTTAGGCAGTTTGCGGGCTGATTTAACAGATGCCAGGCTTGTCCCCTTTCGAGTCGTTGCTGAACGATTTATCCCGGCCCTAAATAGCCTTAGTCAACGCTATCAAAAACCCCTGAGCGTGGAAATTCATGGGGAAAATACCTTACTAGATCAGGCCATTCTGGAGCAACTGAAAACCCCGCTCACCCACCTTGTCCGTAATGCCTTTGATCATGGGGTTGAGCCGGCCGCAGTCCGTCAACGCAATGGTAAACATCCCACCGCAAAAATCATTCTCTCGGCTAAAGTGTCGGGCAATCAGGTCTTGATTAGTGTGGTGGATGATGGGCAGGGGGTGAATCTGGAAAAAGTGACCCAAAAAGCAGTCCAAAAAGGGCTTTGTCCGGCCGAGGCGGTTTCCCTATTAACGGAAGAGCAGATCTTAGAATTTTTGTTTGCTCCCGGATTTTCTACAGCGGCGGAAGTAGGTGATTTATCGGGGCGGGGTGTCGGCCTGGATGTAGTGCGGCTGCAAGTGGAGCGATTGCGAGGGACGATTCGGGTGAGCACCAAACCCCAACAGGGTACAACGTTCACTTTGGCCTTACCCCTAACTCTGAACATTCTGCCGTTATTGCTGTGTCAAACCCATGACTTTACCCTGGCAATTCCCTCTGTGAACATTTTGGAGGTGATTAAGCTGTCCGAGTTTATGGAGCCAGGCATCCCGACAACTAGAATTATCTGGAAAGATCAGACGATTCCCTATGCACCGCTGCAACAATTTTTACCCTATGCTCGCCCCACCAAGGCGGCTCCCCTCACGGCTGCAATTGGGGTGGTGGTGGAGGTGAATGAGCGACCTATGGCTGTAGGGGTGGATGCTTTATTAGAAGAGCGGGAGTTTGTCTTAAAACCCTTTGACACCACCATTAAAGTACCTCCCTATGTGATGGGCTGTACAGTTTTGGGAACAGGTGCGGTTGTGCCAGTCCTCTCCCCCCCCCAATTTGAACTCTTACTTCAGAGCCCCGCAGAACTGCCAGCCTCTCCACCCCCGCCCCCCGAATTGTCTCGCCCTGATCAAGTAACCCTGATGATCGTGGATGATTCGGTAGCGGTGCGGCGGCTGTTAGAGCGCGTGTTAACCCAGGCCGGTTATGGGGTTATTTCCTGCCGAGATGGACAAGAGGCCTGGGAGCAGCTCAATCGGATTAGTGATCCCATCCGGTTAATTATTTCAGATGTGGAAATGCCGCGTATGGATGGGTTTGCCCTGTTACAGGAAGTCCGCCATCATCCCCAGTGGGAGGCTTTACCCGTGGCAATGCTGACATCTCGCAGTGGCGATCAACACCGCTATAAAGCTCAACAATTGGGGGCAAATGCCTATTTTGTGAAACCGTTCCAACCTGTGGACTTAGTCAATCAAATCGCTAAACTGATTCAGAAATCGGCCTATACCCCTGTTTGA
- a CDS encoding class I SAM-dependent methyltransferase, which produces MAEYDTIANLFQASRELPFRWHSEAYTYLKEIGDVTDLRILDLACGEGIYSRYFKQQGAAQVVGVDISPEMIALARAAEIQNPLGVEYLVADVTGLEKIGEFDLVVSSYLVNHAPDQSTLLKMLQAIAKNLKPQGRTIHVTNNLGQAPETFDICTPYGFTKTAQLPLTEGTPLEVGFILPDGTEFKVIDFYLSPTTYEQTFIQAGFTPIQWIAPEVSSEGIKELGKDYWQAWLTYKPIIIIKSKLI; this is translated from the coding sequence ATGGCTGAATACGACACCATTGCTAACTTGTTCCAGGCCTCGCGAGAGTTACCGTTTCGCTGGCATAGTGAAGCCTACACCTATTTAAAAGAAATTGGCGATGTAACCGACTTAAGGATTCTTGATCTGGCCTGTGGGGAAGGAATCTATAGTCGTTATTTCAAACAACAAGGGGCGGCTCAGGTTGTTGGTGTGGATATTTCACCGGAAATGATTGCCTTAGCTAGGGCGGCTGAAATCCAAAATCCCTTGGGAGTTGAATATTTAGTGGCAGATGTGACAGGCCTGGAGAAGATTGGTGAGTTTGATTTAGTCGTTTCTTCCTATCTAGTTAACCATGCCCCTGATCAATCTACCCTCTTAAAAATGCTCCAGGCCATCGCTAAAAACCTCAAACCCCAGGGGCGAACCATTCACGTTACCAACAACTTAGGCCAGGCTCCGGAAACATTTGATATCTGTACTCCCTATGGCTTTACCAAAACCGCGCAACTACCTTTAACTGAGGGAACTCCCCTAGAAGTTGGCTTCATTTTGCCCGATGGCACTGAATTTAAGGTGATTGATTTTTACCTCAGTCCAACGACCTATGAACAAACTTTTATCCAGGCCGGGTTTACGCCAATTCAATGGATTGCTCCCGAAGTCTCTTCCGAAGGTATCAAAGAGTTAGGTAAAGACTACTGGCAGGCCTGGTTAACTTACAAGCCAATTATAATTATTAAAAGTAAATTAATCTGA